From Paenibacillus graminis, a single genomic window includes:
- a CDS encoding cyclic peptide export ABC transporter has translation MKKGIAGWLVLLLFTMVLPLHAWAEPAASNSLSNEETAGIEAWINKNMREGKIPGASVVIVKGEQTVYSKGFGDSDVGAKRPVTPETLFELGSTSKAFTALAVLSLEKQGLLHLKDPVQKYLPWFQAAYAGENGSGKSRAAEITLDQLLHHTSGLPFDTISDIPVSGDDQALERTVKAVVGEKLDFYPGDRFQYASINYDILGLVIEKVTGESYETYLKNNVLNPLGLKNTYLFRTEAEQHEMARGYKLGFLKAREYQAPVYRGNTPAGYVISNGNDMAAWLKIQMGERAEAAMDAGLIGRSHEPDRSVFPSLDGSSYAAGWFVYQKGSGELSHGGSNPNYSSSVVFRPEEKLGVAVLANLNSSYTQAMGQGIMEILHNKKPPEQVSDQYASVDKVSLVILCIAVPLILLTGWFFIITLKEIITKERRLRRKTAKNMYGLAVLLGFLGLLSYCLYNIPSVLFSGLSWELVEVWAPSSFMTAIPSLFIGVVFFSVYYFTTSLFPKARDRSLFPIIFLSTISGFGNAIIIFIINEALNHTNRFQTGLFSFFVMGLAVYVFGQRLVRTKLITLTNEMVFQKRTDLIDKILRSSYQNIESIEKERIYSVLNNDTETISGVTNILIFGVTSLVTLLCCFVYLGTINLLGLLISIVVILFAAGLYFLAGRHANQVWGETRDIQNTFFKFINHMVSGFKELSLHKGKKEEFQEELKQSCDTYRIKRIQGDLSFANVFVMGELLFTFVIGVVAFIFPLLFKDISNSSLRAYIFVFLYMTGPVHGVLDAIPNFVRVRISWNRLNELSNQLDTVEEMYEIPADNEGSEDGPLHLEARDITYHYETQEGEQFAVGPLNLSVRSGQVTFVTGGNGSGKSTLGKLITGLYKPDQGEILLNGRQAAPEELSQSFSAIFSDFHLFDRLYGMETGGKSQEIQEYLQKLDIEHKVQIQQGAFSTVNLSTGQRKRLALLISCLEDRPIYLFDEWAADQDPEFRDYFYHVLIPELKEKGKCIIAITHDDRYFDMADQLLKMEVGLLVGEPEKQHA, from the coding sequence ATGAAAAAAGGGATAGCGGGATGGCTCGTCTTGTTGTTGTTCACTATGGTACTGCCACTGCATGCATGGGCAGAACCGGCTGCTTCAAACAGTTTGTCTAATGAGGAAACTGCCGGCATTGAAGCCTGGATCAACAAGAATATGCGGGAAGGCAAAATACCGGGTGCATCCGTTGTTATTGTTAAGGGTGAGCAGACGGTCTACAGCAAAGGCTTTGGGGATTCCGATGTGGGAGCTAAGCGCCCTGTGACTCCGGAGACGCTGTTTGAGCTTGGTTCGACCAGTAAGGCTTTTACTGCATTAGCTGTACTATCGCTGGAAAAACAAGGTTTGCTTCATTTGAAAGACCCTGTACAGAAGTACCTTCCCTGGTTTCAGGCTGCCTATGCCGGAGAAAACGGCTCTGGTAAAAGCCGTGCGGCTGAAATTACCCTGGATCAGCTTCTTCATCATACCAGCGGCCTTCCATTTGATACGATCAGCGATATTCCCGTTAGCGGGGATGACCAGGCGCTGGAGCGTACGGTTAAGGCCGTGGTTGGGGAGAAGCTTGATTTTTACCCGGGGGACAGGTTTCAGTATGCTTCCATCAATTATGACATCCTGGGGCTTGTGATCGAAAAAGTAACGGGAGAATCATATGAGACTTATCTGAAAAATAACGTATTGAACCCCCTGGGTTTGAAAAACACCTACCTTTTCCGTACAGAAGCAGAGCAGCATGAAATGGCGAGGGGGTATAAGCTCGGATTCTTAAAAGCCCGGGAATATCAGGCTCCTGTGTATCGTGGAAATACGCCTGCCGGTTATGTCATTTCAAATGGCAACGATATGGCAGCGTGGCTGAAAATTCAGATGGGAGAGCGGGCGGAAGCAGCGATGGATGCCGGCTTGATCGGCCGCTCCCATGAGCCGGACCGGTCCGTCTTCCCCAGTCTGGACGGTTCTTCCTATGCGGCAGGCTGGTTTGTCTATCAGAAAGGGAGCGGAGAGCTTTCCCATGGAGGCAGCAATCCGAATTATTCCTCTTCCGTGGTGTTCCGCCCGGAGGAGAAGCTCGGGGTCGCCGTATTGGCGAACCTTAACTCCTCCTACACCCAGGCGATGGGGCAGGGGATTATGGAAATTCTGCACAACAAAAAGCCGCCTGAACAGGTGTCCGATCAATATGCCAGTGTAGACAAGGTTTCCCTTGTCATTCTCTGTATTGCGGTCCCGTTAATCCTGTTAACGGGCTGGTTTTTCATTATAACCCTCAAGGAAATCATCACCAAGGAAAGAAGGCTTCGCCGGAAAACCGCTAAAAATATGTATGGGCTGGCCGTGCTGCTGGGATTTTTGGGGCTGCTCAGTTATTGCTTATATAACATTCCATCTGTTTTATTTAGCGGGCTTTCATGGGAACTTGTGGAAGTATGGGCCCCATCAAGCTTTATGACTGCGATTCCAAGTTTATTCATCGGGGTCGTTTTCTTTTCCGTATACTACTTCACCACATCACTGTTCCCCAAGGCGCGGGACCGGAGCCTGTTTCCTATCATCTTCCTTAGCACCATAAGCGGCTTTGGAAATGCAATCATCATCTTCATCATTAATGAAGCACTGAATCATACGAACCGTTTTCAGACGGGGTTATTTTCGTTTTTCGTGATGGGTCTTGCTGTTTATGTCTTTGGCCAAAGGCTGGTTAGGACGAAGCTGATTACCCTGACCAATGAAATGGTTTTTCAAAAAAGAACAGATCTGATCGACAAGATTCTGCGTTCTTCTTATCAAAATATCGAAAGTATCGAAAAAGAACGGATCTATTCGGTACTAAACAATGATACGGAAACGATCAGCGGCGTTACCAATATTCTCATTTTTGGCGTGACCAGCCTGGTCACTTTGCTGTGTTGCTTCGTCTATTTAGGAACCATTAATCTGCTTGGCCTGCTGATCTCGATTGTGGTTATTTTATTTGCAGCCGGACTGTATTTTTTGGCGGGAAGACATGCCAATCAAGTCTGGGGAGAGACCAGGGATATTCAAAATACCTTTTTCAAGTTCATCAATCACATGGTCAGCGGTTTCAAGGAGCTTAGCCTTCATAAAGGTAAAAAAGAAGAGTTCCAGGAAGAGCTTAAGCAAAGCTGTGATACCTACCGGATCAAACGGATTCAGGGTGACTTAAGCTTCGCCAATGTATTTGTGATGGGAGAACTGCTGTTTACCTTTGTAATCGGAGTTGTAGCCTTTATTTTTCCGCTGCTCTTTAAGGACATTTCGAACAGCTCCCTCAGGGCCTATATCTTTGTCTTTCTGTATATGACAGGGCCGGTCCACGGAGTGCTGGATGCCATTCCGAATTTCGTTCGGGTCCGGATCAGCTGGAACAGGCTGAACGAGCTGTCCAATCAGCTGGATACGGTTGAGGAAATGTATGAAATCCCAGCTGATAATGAAGGGTCCGAAGACGGCCCCCTCCATTTGGAGGCCAGGGATATTACTTACCACTACGAAACCCAAGAAGGCGAACAGTTTGCGGTGGGGCCGCTGAATCTGAGTGTCCGTTCCGGGCAGGTTACTTTTGTTACAGGCGGGAACGGGAGCGGGAAGTCTACCTTAGGCAAATTAATAACGGGCTTATATAAGCCGGATCAGGGAGAAATTCTGCTGAATGGCCGGCAGGCAGCACCGGAGGAACTGAGCCAGAGCTTTTCTGCTATATTTAGTGATTTCCACCTGTTTGACAGGCTTTACGGAATGGAAACCGGCGGTAAAAGTCAGGAGATTCAAGAATATTTGCAGAAGCTGGACATTGAACACAAGGTCCAAATCCAGCAGGGGGCCTTTAGCACCGTCAATCTCTCAACCGGACAGCGGAAGCGATTAGCGCTTTTGATCAGCTGCCTGGAGGATCGTCCGATCTATCTTTTTGATGAATGGGCCGCAGATCAAGACCCGGAATTCCGGGATTATTTCTATCATGTGCTCATTCCGGAGTTGAAGGAAAAGGGAAAATGCATCATTGCGATTACGCATGACGATAGATATTTCGATATGGCTGACCAATTGCTGAAAATGGAAGTGGGACTGCTCGTGGGTGAGCCGGAGAAACAACATGCATAA
- a CDS encoding 3-hydroxyacyl-CoA dehydrogenase family protein translates to MNTFETIGIIGAGVMGSDLALDLASQGYQVILKDIHEEALDKAKAKIREDFKLVKLMKKELQVKEIEQVLSNIRFTTTYQEFHAVPFVIENITENWEAKQQVYLELREHCEEDTIYGVNTSCISITKVGAILPNPEMAIGMHFMNPVPLKQMVEIIKGYYTSGDTIQKIKDFLKAIGKKPVLVNDSPGFVTNRVLMPMINECIWAVHDGVAAPQDVDKIFRLGFSHKMGPLATADLIGLDTILNSIMVLYESYNDPKYRPCPLLVKMVDAGLLGKKSGKGFFDYTSVLAPSRV, encoded by the coding sequence ATGAATACATTCGAAACGATCGGGATTATTGGCGCAGGGGTAATGGGTTCCGATTTGGCCTTGGATTTGGCAAGCCAGGGGTACCAGGTCATCCTGAAAGATATCCATGAAGAGGCACTGGACAAGGCTAAGGCGAAGATCAGAGAAGATTTCAAGCTAGTAAAGCTGATGAAAAAAGAGCTGCAAGTGAAAGAAATTGAACAAGTGCTTTCTAACATCAGGTTCACTACTACATATCAAGAGTTCCATGCCGTTCCCTTTGTGATTGAAAATATCACGGAAAACTGGGAGGCAAAGCAACAGGTATATCTCGAACTTCGGGAGCATTGCGAGGAAGATACCATTTATGGTGTGAACACGAGCTGCATTTCCATCACTAAGGTGGGTGCAATACTTCCCAATCCGGAGATGGCAATCGGCATGCATTTCATGAATCCGGTTCCGCTCAAGCAGATGGTAGAGATCATTAAAGGCTATTATACATCCGGGGATACGATCCAGAAGATCAAAGACTTTTTGAAAGCGATTGGCAAGAAGCCTGTTCTGGTCAACGATTCGCCGGGTTTTGTGACCAACCGCGTCCTAATGCCCATGATTAACGAATGCATCTGGGCCGTGCATGATGGGGTCGCTGCACCGCAGGATGTGGATAAAATTTTCCGTTTAGGCTTCAGCCATAAAATGGGCCCGCTCGCTACCGCCGATTTGATTGGGCTTGATACGATCTTGAATTCCATCATGGTTCTGTATGAGAGCTATAACGATCCGAAATATCGCCCCTGTCCGTTGCTGGTCAAGATGGTGGACGCAGGGCTGCTGGGGAAGAAGAGCGGCAAAGGCTTTTTTGATTACACTTCGGTTCTCGCCCCTAGCCGTGTGTAA
- a CDS encoding HAD-IIIC family phosphatase: MEIKNGIKCVVWDLDNTLWDGVLSEGDEVTLKPQIREILEELDRRGILLSIASKNNIDDAMNKLKEFEIDHYFLYPQIHWEPKSKSLDAIRQSINIGMDTLLFIDDRPFELDEVKSVHAAINCVHADRYQELLDHSSLIPAFITEDSVKRRLMYLEDMKRKQEEEAFSGTSEEFLKSLGMKFIISEAGEEDLKRAEELTVRTNQLNSTGRIYSYDELNHFRESPGHKLYVCELTDKYGSYGKIGIALAELTETHWHIKLLIMSCRVISHGVGTVLLTHIMQQAKQANKRLLADFKNTERNKMMYVSYRFSNFKEIAKAEDGFVILENDLTTIQKFPPYIELLVR; the protein is encoded by the coding sequence ATGGAAATTAAAAACGGAATTAAATGCGTTGTGTGGGATTTGGACAATACCCTCTGGGATGGTGTTCTGTCCGAAGGGGATGAGGTAACGTTAAAACCGCAAATCAGGGAAATTCTGGAGGAACTGGACCGCCGGGGAATTCTGCTGTCCATCGCCAGCAAAAATAATATCGACGATGCGATGAACAAACTGAAAGAGTTTGAAATTGACCACTATTTTCTTTATCCCCAAATCCATTGGGAGCCAAAATCAAAGTCACTGGATGCCATCCGCCAGTCGATCAACATCGGCATGGATACGCTGCTGTTTATTGATGACCGGCCTTTTGAGCTGGATGAGGTAAAAAGTGTTCATGCAGCCATCAATTGCGTTCATGCCGATCGTTACCAGGAGCTGCTTGACCATTCTTCGCTGATCCCCGCCTTCATCACAGAGGACTCAGTAAAAAGAAGGCTCATGTATCTGGAGGATATGAAACGAAAACAGGAAGAAGAAGCGTTCTCGGGAACAAGCGAGGAGTTTCTAAAATCGCTGGGCATGAAATTCATCATCAGTGAGGCCGGGGAGGAGGATTTGAAGCGTGCCGAAGAATTAACCGTACGCACCAATCAGTTGAATTCGACGGGGCGGATCTACAGCTACGACGAGCTGAATCACTTTCGGGAATCACCCGGCCATAAGCTGTATGTCTGTGAGCTAACCGATAAATACGGCTCTTACGGCAAAATTGGCATCGCCTTGGCCGAGCTGACAGAAACCCATTGGCATATCAAGCTGCTGATTATGTCATGCCGGGTGATTTCGCACGGGGTTGGCACGGTTCTGCTGACGCATATCATGCAGCAAGCCAAACAAGCCAATAAAAGGCTGTTAGCTGACTTTAAGAATACGGAACGCAACAAAATGATGTACGTCTCTTACAGGTTCTCCAACTTCAAAGAGATAGCCAAGGCGGAGGACGGATTTGTTATCCTGGAAAATGATTTGACAACGATTCAGAAATTCCCTCCTTATATCGAGCTTCTCGTCAGGTAA
- a CDS encoding acyl carrier protein: protein MSMHEQIRNFIQDNLVVFDDDVEFSNEDNIFELGFVNSLFAMKLVTYIESEFNTTIESEEMDINNFNTIDNIVNFIHSKTVYQ, encoded by the coding sequence ATGAGCATGCATGAGCAAATCCGCAATTTTATTCAGGACAATCTGGTGGTTTTTGATGATGATGTTGAATTCAGCAATGAAGACAATATTTTTGAGCTGGGCTTCGTGAATTCATTGTTTGCCATGAAATTGGTTACGTATATTGAGAGTGAATTCAATACGACCATTGAGAGTGAGGAAATGGATATCAACAATTTCAATACGATAGATAACATCGTAAACTTTATCCATTCGAAAACGGTCTATCAATAA
- a CDS encoding SAM-dependent methyltransferase, giving the protein MKLKNGEVAAFNVESYFHNVRDLLSENAHLLALVLGDVLRKLLRGVQIQPEPRVLELGAGTGFLTRLLVTMYGGSGALVDNCRTSFDAYNRIKDKSENRITYQLEDLFALKVAEPFDIVCSFGLIEHFKEKQEILSIHREHCRPDGYIILIVPMDSFLTRAYYEVHPEINLGYRELLTKKTALEQIQTCGLQPVRAEASQGYVYDFLTVLCKG; this is encoded by the coding sequence ATGAAGCTGAAGAACGGGGAAGTTGCGGCGTTTAACGTGGAGTCGTATTTTCATAATGTCAGGGATTTGCTGAGCGAGAACGCTCACTTGCTGGCCCTGGTCTTGGGGGATGTATTGCGCAAGCTGTTGAGGGGCGTTCAGATCCAGCCGGAGCCAAGAGTCCTGGAGCTGGGGGCGGGTACAGGGTTTCTGACTCGTCTTTTAGTAACCATGTACGGAGGCAGCGGAGCTTTGGTGGATAATTGCCGGACCTCCTTTGACGCCTATAACCGGATAAAGGACAAGAGTGAGAACCGCATTACGTATCAGTTGGAAGACTTGTTTGCCTTGAAGGTGGCAGAGCCGTTTGATATTGTTTGCAGCTTTGGACTCATCGAACATTTTAAAGAGAAGCAGGAGATTCTGTCCATCCACAGAGAGCATTGCCGCCCGGACGGATATATCATTTTGATCGTACCGATGGACAGCTTTTTGACACGGGCCTATTACGAGGTTCATCCCGAAATCAACCTGGGGTATAGAGAATTGTTAACCAAGAAGACCGCATTGGAACAGATTCAGACATGTGGGCTGCAGCCGGTCCGGGCAGAAGCCAGCCAGGGCTATGTTTATGATTTTTTGACGGTTTTGTGCAAGGGATAG
- a CDS encoding acyl-CoA dehydrogenase family protein → MAMTRNISHSILEEVKQFVEEDIRPFAADFEAQQALPPELIRKMGQQGYLAASFPEEFGGLQLDPLEYGSLVEEIGKGALSAAMLLTVSTGLVGETLIRWGTDYQQEKYVLPIARGEKIGAFALTEPGVGSGAKDVESAYVKVGDNYRITGRKRWISFGEIADFFIVIAAEQSNKAVSAFLVDRNLEGVNISKMKGLMSCAASQLADVELTDVEVGPEMMVGKEGMGFAGIANFALDYGRFNVAWMGVGLAQEALDVMVTYARKRSQSGQKIFHHQLIKGIIGDNVTNVMAARSLCKEAARMRIDNHPDAAIQTTAAKYFSSTVANKAAADAIQVLGANGCSSRFPVERLFREAKVLEIIEGTSQLQQQMIALYGANKYYQPKRIKEI, encoded by the coding sequence ATGGCGATGACTAGAAATATTTCACACAGCATTCTGGAAGAAGTGAAGCAGTTCGTCGAGGAAGATATCCGGCCCTTCGCGGCTGATTTTGAAGCACAGCAGGCACTGCCCCCGGAGTTAATCCGGAAGATGGGGCAACAAGGATACCTGGCCGCGAGCTTCCCTGAGGAGTTCGGGGGGCTGCAGCTGGACCCGCTTGAATACGGCAGTCTGGTTGAAGAGATCGGCAAGGGAGCCTTGTCCGCTGCCATGCTTCTTACCGTAAGCACAGGTTTGGTAGGCGAGACGCTCATCCGTTGGGGAACGGACTACCAACAAGAGAAGTATGTGCTGCCCATCGCCAGGGGAGAAAAGATCGGCGCTTTTGCGTTGACCGAGCCGGGAGTGGGAAGCGGAGCGAAGGATGTTGAAAGCGCTTACGTAAAAGTCGGAGATAACTACCGGATTACAGGCCGGAAAAGATGGATATCCTTCGGCGAAATCGCTGATTTTTTTATCGTCATTGCTGCCGAACAATCGAACAAGGCCGTCAGTGCTTTTCTCGTGGACCGCAATCTGGAAGGCGTGAATATATCCAAAATGAAGGGACTGATGTCGTGCGCCGCCTCACAGCTTGCTGACGTCGAGCTAACCGATGTTGAGGTCGGACCGGAAATGATGGTTGGCAAGGAAGGGATGGGTTTTGCCGGCATCGCCAATTTTGCCTTGGACTATGGGCGCTTCAATGTAGCATGGATGGGTGTAGGTTTGGCGCAGGAGGCCTTGGATGTGATGGTTACTTACGCCAGAAAAAGAAGCCAGTCCGGGCAAAAAATCTTTCACCATCAGCTCATCAAGGGCATTATCGGAGATAATGTCACGAATGTTATGGCTGCACGTTCGTTATGCAAGGAGGCCGCGAGGATGAGAATAGACAATCACCCGGATGCTGCCATCCAAACGACAGCAGCCAAGTATTTCTCGTCTACCGTTGCCAACAAGGCTGCCGCCGATGCGATTCAGGTTCTCGGAGCCAACGGATGCAGCAGCCGGTTTCCGGTGGAACGTCTGTTCAGAGAGGCAAAGGTCCTTGAAATCATTGAAGGGACTTCACAGCTTCAGCAGCAAATGATCGCCTTGTATGGCGCGAATAAATATTATCAGCCAAAAAGGATCAAGGAAATATGA